The proteins below come from a single Strix uralensis isolate ZFMK-TIS-50842 chromosome 8, bStrUra1, whole genome shotgun sequence genomic window:
- the MRPL37 gene encoding large ribosomal subunit protein mL37, with the protein MAAGGPMALRRAGGVMAAAARDRGLLTRGILTRAAPPRHRGPLPRTPWTTRGPPPEVLARAVERRPVREQVELDTITYAGRQHFLPGLARPRFPPWDRGWHDPWHSPGPRYEDMPLYKERGCYICHQGVRMLEGVRQARWLTKTKLVEGLPPPVLSIADSLAHQLEEHEERVKHAISHARFWDTVEVVPRRERYCPVLFEDLIHLCRLISVKWPSLSKRMLARNYRISATWERESILLQVRGLNGMLLNSMAPIPPVASKEEILASEEYVLETFYPISPTIDLQEVNVYKELNDTGFRDGYPYSHPHTLFFLESANIRPNRFRPEQLRAKMLMFAFGNALAKAKVLYGNDPQVLEQPVVVQSVGTDGKLFQFMVFQLNTTDLVSNDGIKNLVWIDSDQNLYEKAQCIPEVKKRVVTKPAGIYGFQPDTFKKFLALYLHGTV; encoded by the exons atggcggcgggggggccgaTGGCGctgaggcgggcggggggggtgatggcggcggcggcccgggacCGCGGCCTCCTCACCCGCGGCATCCTCACCCGTGCGGCGCCGCCTCGTCACCGCGGGCCGCTGCCGCGCACGCCCTGGACCACCCGCGGGCCGCCGCCGGAGGTGCTGGCCCGGGCGGTGGAGCGGCGGCCGGTGCGGGAGCAGGTGGAGCTGGACACCATCACGTACGCCGGGCGGCAGCACTTCCTACCTGGCCTGGCCCGGCCGCGCTTCCCGCCCTGGGACCGCGGCTGGCACGACCCTTGGCACTCGCCGGGGCCGCGCTACGAGGACATGCCGCTCTACAAGGAGCGCGGCTGCTACATCTGCCACCAAGGCGTCCGCATGCTGGAAG gagttCGTCAAGCGAGGTGGCTCACCAAGACGAAGCTGGTGGAAGGCTTACCTCCGCCGGTGCTGAGCATCGCTGACAGCCTGGCTCACCAGCTCGAGGAGCACGAGGAGAGGGTAAAGCACGCGATCTCACACGCACGGTTCTGGGACACGGTGGAAGTTGTTCCCAGGAGAGAACGTTATTG CCCAGTACTGTTTGAAGACTTGATACATTTATGTCGGTTAATATCTGTGAAGTGGCCTTCTCTGTCTAAAAGAATGTTGGCTAGAAACTACAGGATATCAGCTACGTGGGAAAGAG AATCCATTCTCCTTCAGGTCCGTGGCCTGAATGGAATGCTTCTGAACTCTATGGCCCCAATACCACCAGTCGCTTCCAAGGAGGAGATCCTGGCCAGTGAAGAATATGTTCTGGAGACCTTCTATCCCATTTCTCCTACAATTGATCTTCAGGAAGTGAATGTGTACAAAGAGCTCAACGATACAG GTTTTAGAGATGGTTATCCGTACTCTCATCCTCACACTCTGTTCTTCCTGGAATCGGCCAACATTCGTCCTAACAGGTTCAGACCAGAACAGCTTCGTGCTAAAATGCTGATGTTTGCTTTTGGCAATGCGCTGGCAAAGGCTAAGGTGCTGTACGGG AATGATCCCCAGGTTTTGGAGCAGCCAGTAGTGGTGCAAAGCGTTGGCACAGATGGCAAGCTCTTCCAGTTCATGGTGTTCCAGTTAAATACAACAGACCTTGTCTCTAATGATGGCATAAAAAATCTAGTCTGGATCGACTCTGATCAGAACCTGTATGAAAAAGCCCAGTGTATTCCAGAAGTCAAGAAGAGAGTTGTTACG aagCCCGCTGGAATATATGGCTTTCAGCCAGACACATTCAAGAAGTTTCTGGCACTGTATCTGCATGGAACTGTGTGA